A genome region from Neptunomonas japonica JAMM 1380 includes the following:
- a CDS encoding ComF family protein, with the protein MFTLFKNICTKTNQNCALCHSEGSSDIALCNNCYEDLPWLTSACHICALPITTTGAPRICGECLKNPPAFSSTQAVFLYRFPINAIIPKIKHHHGLHHTTWLANCLLKRLLKQPQAWPQAIIPVPIHSFRLISRGFNQSSLIAGQLSQHLKIPLLLNHLKKVRRTKSQSTLSAQQRKTNLQHAFTYNGPSLKHIALVDDVVTTGTTIKEISSVLRQAGIQRIDIWVIARTPAPS; encoded by the coding sequence ATGTTTACTTTATTTAAAAACATCTGTACAAAAACAAACCAAAACTGTGCATTATGTCACTCAGAAGGCTCTTCAGACATAGCCCTTTGCAACAACTGTTATGAAGACCTTCCATGGCTAACCTCTGCTTGCCATATTTGTGCCCTGCCTATTACAACAACAGGGGCTCCTCGCATCTGCGGGGAGTGCCTGAAAAACCCGCCTGCTTTTTCCAGCACACAGGCAGTTTTCCTTTACCGTTTTCCGATCAATGCCATTATCCCTAAAATTAAGCACCACCACGGATTACACCACACAACATGGCTCGCCAACTGCTTACTAAAACGTTTATTAAAACAGCCTCAAGCTTGGCCACAAGCCATTATTCCAGTCCCCATCCACTCATTTCGATTAATTAGCCGCGGATTTAATCAATCCTCACTGATCGCAGGCCAACTAAGCCAACACTTAAAAATCCCCTTATTGCTTAACCATCTCAAAAAGGTAAGGCGTACAAAATCTCAATCAACATTATCGGCTCAACAAAGAAAAACAAACCTCCAACATGCGTTTACTTATAATGGCCCGAGTCTCAAACATATTGCACTCGTTGATGATGTTGTGACCACTGGCACAACAATAAAAGAGATTAGTAGCGTTCTACGACAAGCCGGTATACAGCGTATAGATATCTGGGTTATTGCACGTACACCAGCACCTAGCTGA
- the bioB gene encoding biotin synthase BioB, whose product MTGKAPVRNDWTVEEVQALFDLPFNDLMFNAQTVHRQYFNPNEVQVSTLLSIKTGACPEDCKYCPQSGHYNTGLEKERLMKVDKVLEKARQAKASGSTRFCMGAAWKHPADKDMPYVVDMVKQVKALGLETCMTLGMLDEGKADQLADAGLDYYNHNLDTSPEYYDKIITTRTFQDRLDTLQNVRDSGMKICSGGILGMGETATDRIGLLRQLANMPVQPESVPINMLVKVQGTPMENVEDLDHLVFIRTIAVARIMMPASHVRLSAGRESMSDEMQAMTFFAGANSIFYGDCLLTTPNPETNRDLQLFKRLGINPEQRISVDDDMQEAAIIKDLQKQQDSKHFYEA is encoded by the coding sequence ATGACCGGTAAAGCACCTGTTCGTAATGATTGGACTGTAGAAGAGGTGCAAGCCCTTTTTGATCTTCCCTTTAATGATCTTATGTTTAATGCACAAACAGTGCATAGGCAATATTTTAATCCTAATGAAGTACAAGTAAGTACTTTATTGTCTATCAAAACGGGTGCATGTCCTGAAGATTGTAAATACTGTCCTCAAAGTGGGCATTACAATACCGGTCTTGAAAAAGAACGCCTGATGAAAGTAGATAAAGTGCTTGAGAAAGCGCGCCAGGCAAAAGCTTCAGGCTCAACACGTTTCTGTATGGGAGCAGCTTGGAAACATCCCGCTGATAAAGACATGCCTTATGTCGTTGATATGGTGAAACAGGTTAAAGCACTCGGGTTAGAGACCTGTATGACGTTAGGTATGTTGGATGAAGGTAAGGCTGACCAGCTTGCCGATGCGGGTTTGGATTACTATAACCACAATTTAGATACTTCTCCTGAGTACTACGACAAGATCATCACAACCCGTACTTTCCAAGATCGCTTGGATACATTGCAGAATGTACGCGATTCAGGCATGAAAATTTGTAGTGGTGGTATTTTAGGTATGGGCGAAACAGCGACTGACCGCATAGGTTTGTTGCGCCAGTTGGCAAATATGCCGGTTCAGCCAGAAAGTGTGCCTATTAATATGCTAGTGAAAGTTCAAGGCACGCCAATGGAGAACGTTGAAGACCTCGATCATTTGGTGTTTATTCGTACCATTGCTGTTGCTCGTATTATGATGCCAGCGTCTCATGTTCGCTTATCCGCAGGCCGTGAGAGCATGAGTGATGAGATGCAAGCGATGACTTTCTTTGCTGGGGCAAACTCGATCTTTTACGGAGACTGTCTGCTGACTACACCAAACCCTGAAACAAACCGTGATCTACAGTTGTTTAAGCGTTTGGGTATTAACCCTGAGCAGCGTATCTCTGTCGATGATGATATGCAGGAAGCCGCTATCATTAAAGACTTACAAAAGCAGCAAGATAGTAAGCACTTTTACGAAGCTTAA
- the bioF gene encoding 8-amino-7-oxononanoate synthase → MSFDQLASELQARKQVSLYRERRVLQSPQQPDVIVDGKSYLAFCSNDYLGLANHPAIVAAFKQAADEYGVGGGASHLVNGHSFHHHALEEELAEFTGRSRALLFSNGYMANIGTINALLNKQDAVFEDRLNHASLLDAGLLSGARFQRYLHNDVNSLSQRLSKATARRLLVVTDGVFSMDGDIADLPAICDTANAHNAWVMVDDAHGIGCLGGKGGGCSEYFGLSQQQLPVLMGTLGKAFGTSGAFVAGSEELIETLIQHARTYIYTTSMPPAVAAATRASLKLVQADQWRREHLNELIKCFRDGCEQLDLDLMDSPTPIQPILIGDADKAMSMSEALREKGVLVTAIRPPTVPSGSARLRVTLSASHSLAHVDRLLDALDQVK, encoded by the coding sequence ATGTCATTCGATCAGTTAGCATCTGAGTTGCAAGCGCGTAAGCAAGTATCTTTGTATCGTGAGCGTAGGGTCTTGCAAAGCCCGCAACAGCCTGATGTGATTGTTGATGGTAAGAGCTACCTAGCTTTCTGCTCAAATGACTATCTTGGCCTTGCTAATCACCCCGCTATTGTTGCTGCTTTCAAACAGGCTGCTGATGAGTATGGTGTAGGTGGTGGAGCCTCGCACTTGGTGAATGGTCATAGTTTTCATCATCATGCACTTGAGGAAGAGTTGGCTGAGTTTACCGGGAGATCACGAGCTCTGCTGTTCTCAAATGGCTACATGGCGAATATTGGAACGATTAATGCCCTGTTAAATAAGCAAGATGCCGTGTTTGAAGATCGTCTTAATCATGCATCACTACTCGATGCGGGCTTGCTCAGTGGAGCGCGCTTTCAGCGTTACTTACACAATGATGTGAATAGCCTTTCGCAACGTTTAAGCAAAGCGACTGCAAGACGTTTATTAGTAGTGACGGACGGTGTGTTTAGCATGGATGGCGATATAGCTGATTTGCCTGCTATATGTGACACCGCCAATGCGCATAATGCTTGGGTAATGGTAGACGATGCACACGGTATCGGTTGTTTAGGTGGTAAGGGGGGCGGTTGTTCTGAATATTTTGGACTGTCTCAGCAGCAATTACCTGTGTTGATGGGGACATTAGGAAAAGCGTTTGGTACTTCTGGCGCCTTTGTCGCAGGTAGTGAGGAGCTGATTGAAACCTTAATTCAACACGCGAGAACGTATATCTACACCACCAGTATGCCTCCAGCGGTTGCTGCCGCTACAAGAGCAAGTCTTAAATTAGTGCAAGCCGATCAGTGGCGACGCGAGCATTTGAATGAGCTCATTAAATGCTTTCGTGATGGTTGCGAGCAGTTGGATCTAGACCTTATGGACTCACCTACACCGATACAGCCTATTCTTATTGGTGATGCAGATAAGGCGATGTCTATGAGTGAGGCGTTACGTGAGAAGGGAGTATTGGTTACAGCTATTCGGCCGCCAACTGTTCCTAGTGGTAGTGCGCGGCTTCGCGTTACTCTAAGTGCTAGTCATTCATTGGCGCATGTTGATCGTCTGCTTGATGCTTTGGATCAGGTGAAATAA
- the bioH gene encoding pimeloyl-ACP methyl ester esterase BioH, whose product MGLYHKSFGSKANPALILLHGWGMSSSIWSTLLPMLTPYFYVTVVDLPGLGRSSSADAFMTLEAMASSIVSELESSSAEPLAQPTYWLGWSLGGMVALQIASQYPEKVHALMTVASNPCFVQKEDWEHGMNPVMYRQFKAAIESSPEKTLSRFAMLQIQGGDAAKPILKQIKAVLAASQPTQLLATLALLENDLREPLSKLNCPVLHMYGSEDHLVPNSTITAIQALATAQQQTVSFQGAGHLPFLSSPEAFLQAILVFIESIKKYG is encoded by the coding sequence ATGGGCTTATACCATAAGTCTTTTGGCAGTAAAGCTAATCCGGCACTGATTTTATTACATGGCTGGGGGATGAGCTCTTCTATTTGGAGCACTTTACTTCCCATGCTCACACCATATTTTTATGTGACTGTCGTTGATCTTCCCGGGCTGGGGCGTTCATCGAGCGCTGATGCCTTCATGACATTAGAGGCGATGGCCTCATCTATTGTTAGTGAATTAGAAAGCAGTTCCGCTGAACCGTTAGCGCAGCCAACTTATTGGCTGGGCTGGTCTTTGGGTGGAATGGTTGCTTTGCAAATTGCCAGTCAATACCCTGAAAAAGTACATGCTTTAATGACCGTCGCTTCTAACCCTTGTTTTGTACAAAAAGAGGACTGGGAGCATGGGATGAACCCGGTGATGTATCGACAATTTAAAGCCGCGATAGAGTCTTCACCCGAAAAAACCTTATCACGCTTTGCTATGTTGCAAATACAAGGTGGGGATGCAGCTAAACCTATTTTAAAGCAGATAAAGGCTGTTTTGGCTGCTAGCCAGCCTACACAGCTGTTAGCAACATTAGCGTTATTGGAAAATGACCTTAGAGAGCCTTTGTCTAAATTGAATTGCCCTGTTCTTCACATGTATGGAAGTGAAGATCATCTAGTGCCTAATAGTACGATTACTGCTATCCAGGCGCTGGCTACAGCGCAACAACAAACAGTGAGTTTTCAGGGCGCGGGTCACCTACCATTTTTGTCATCACCTGAGGCGTTTTTACAGGCAATTCTGGTCTTTATTGAATCGATAAAAAAATATGGGTGA
- the bioC gene encoding malonyl-ACP O-methyltransferase BioC, with translation MGELINKQRVAESFSKAASTYDSEAALQRDIGHQLLLKLPVDLEVSKSSRILDLGCGTGYFTSQLHNMFTESRLVGLDIASGMLSHARSHRELGCGVSWVCGDAESLPLKSQSSSMVFSSLAIQWCENSTALFSEISRVLQSDGIACLATLGPKTLFELRESWSSVDDYRHVNQFQSMQNLIEALPSDLEVVQRESEMRVLHYSHLKELTHELKGIGAHNMNAGQAKGLTGPARVKAFRKAYELFRDPQGWLPASYEVLYLILRKR, from the coding sequence ATGGGTGAATTAATAAATAAACAGCGTGTGGCTGAGTCTTTTAGTAAGGCTGCCTCAACTTATGATAGCGAGGCTGCTTTGCAGCGAGATATCGGCCATCAGTTGTTGCTTAAACTACCTGTTGATTTAGAGGTTAGTAAATCCTCTAGGATCTTAGATCTAGGATGCGGTACTGGTTATTTTACTTCTCAATTGCACAACATGTTTACGGAAAGTCGTTTAGTCGGCTTGGATATTGCTTCGGGTATGTTATCTCATGCTCGCAGCCATCGCGAGCTGGGTTGTGGGGTTTCCTGGGTGTGCGGTGATGCCGAGAGTCTTCCTTTAAAAAGCCAATCATCTTCAATGGTATTTTCAAGTTTAGCGATTCAGTGGTGTGAGAATAGCACCGCGCTGTTTTCTGAAATTTCTCGGGTACTACAGTCTGATGGTATCGCATGCCTTGCTACCCTCGGACCTAAAACTTTGTTTGAGTTGCGCGAGTCATGGTCAAGCGTAGACGATTACCGGCATGTTAATCAGTTTCAGTCTATGCAAAACCTTATTGAAGCGCTGCCGAGTGACCTTGAAGTTGTTCAACGTGAGAGTGAGATGCGAGTATTACATTACTCACACTTAAAAGAGCTGACGCATGAACTCAAAGGGATCGGAGCGCATAATATGAATGCAGGGCAGGCCAAAGGCTTAACAGGTCCTGCTAGGGTGAAAGCCTTTAGAAAAGCATATGAGTTGTTTCGTGATCCGCAAGGGTGGTTGCCGGCAAGTTATGAAGTGCTCTATTTGATTTTGAGGAAGCGTTAA
- the bioD gene encoding dethiobiotin synthase, protein MAKQQFFVAGIDTDVGKTVVTAGLLEKANQQGLRTIGLKPVAAGCVQTEEGLQNSDALLLQKTASVKLSYSEVNPIAFEAAIAPHIAAEQTGRRLSADRIAAICRGSMMNPSDFLLIEGAGGWRVPFSRKETFADVPKLLGTPVILVVGVKLGCINHALLTAEAVVRDGLQLVGWVANRIDPDMSCYEENVATIDTMFQAPLLGEVPYLDDLSPSSVAEFLDISSLIE, encoded by the coding sequence ATGGCCAAACAACAGTTTTTTGTAGCGGGAATTGATACTGACGTAGGTAAGACGGTAGTAACCGCAGGTTTGCTTGAAAAAGCTAATCAGCAAGGTTTGCGAACTATTGGTTTGAAGCCTGTTGCCGCGGGCTGTGTGCAAACAGAAGAAGGGTTGCAAAACAGTGATGCGCTGTTATTACAAAAAACCGCCAGTGTTAAATTGAGTTATAGCGAAGTAAATCCTATTGCTTTTGAGGCAGCTATTGCTCCGCATATTGCTGCAGAACAAACAGGCAGGCGCTTATCAGCGGATCGAATCGCAGCAATATGTCGAGGTTCTATGATGAATCCTTCAGATTTTCTGCTAATAGAAGGGGCGGGCGGTTGGCGTGTTCCGTTTAGCCGTAAAGAAACTTTTGCTGATGTCCCCAAACTGTTGGGTACTCCTGTAATTCTCGTGGTTGGAGTGAAGCTGGGATGTATTAATCATGCATTATTAACGGCAGAGGCGGTTGTGAGAGATGGGCTGCAGCTTGTTGGATGGGTGGCTAATCGTATAGATCCCGATATGAGTTGCTACGAAGAGAATGTCGCGACGATAGACACTATGTTCCAAGCTCCTTTGTTGGGAGAAGTACCTTATCTGGATGATTTATCACCGAGCTCTGTTGCTGAGTTTCTGGATATTAGTAGTTTAATAGAATAA
- a CDS encoding putative metalloprotease CJM1_0395 family protein: MIISNYSSAVAISSQTENTSANKATISDQSKTHLSSSHSQTQPAIADPAKNIDKLSSQGASVSQTSVSATQAVMHQSSDKSAQQIEADKTAIQNLVQRDREVKNHERIHASIGGAFASAPNFTYQKGPDGQLYAVGGDVSIDTSAVAGDPRATLEKAQVIIRAALSVPEPSVQDRRVAAQARVMATEAQAEMALLESTNEKVVQTSEADVIDESSRISRDAGNDKEIGASVKSSEKDEEESDGKNKDRNNIADINAESSASAQAVTESLQEFNSRLNDINKTLHDINLRLVDAGVFQKLFPEGTIIDKNV; this comes from the coding sequence GTGATTATTAGCAATTACTCTTCAGCAGTGGCCATATCATCGCAGACTGAGAATACTTCTGCGAACAAAGCTACTATCTCTGATCAATCTAAAACCCATCTGTCCTCTTCTCATTCTCAAACGCAGCCTGCGATTGCTGATCCAGCAAAAAATATTGATAAGCTCTCCTCTCAAGGCGCGTCTGTTAGCCAAACGAGTGTCTCTGCAACCCAAGCCGTTATGCACCAATCATCGGATAAATCTGCTCAGCAGATAGAAGCAGATAAGACAGCCATTCAGAATCTTGTCCAGCGTGATCGAGAAGTTAAAAACCATGAGCGAATACATGCCTCAATTGGTGGCGCTTTCGCATCGGCTCCCAACTTTACTTACCAAAAAGGCCCGGATGGTCAGCTTTATGCGGTAGGGGGCGATGTTAGTATTGATACCTCTGCGGTGGCTGGTGATCCACGTGCCACGTTAGAAAAGGCTCAAGTTATTATTCGTGCAGCGCTTTCGGTACCTGAACCGTCTGTGCAAGATCGACGAGTGGCCGCTCAAGCACGTGTTATGGCGACAGAGGCTCAAGCAGAAATGGCGTTGCTTGAATCGACAAATGAAAAAGTTGTGCAAACCAGTGAGGCTGATGTAATAGATGAGTCAAGTCGTATTAGTCGTGATGCGGGAAATGATAAAGAGATAGGCGCTTCTGTAAAGAGTTCTGAAAAAGACGAAGAAGAATCGGATGGGAAAAATAAAGACAGGAATAATATTGCAGATATAAACGCAGAAAGCAGCGCATCGGCACAGGCTGTGACAGAGTCTTTACAAGAGTTTAATAGTCGTTTAAACGATATCAATAAAACTCTGCATGATATTAATCTACGTTTAGTTGATGCAGGAGTATTTCAAAAGCTTTTTCCTGAAGGCACTATTATTGATAAAAATGTTTAG
- a CDS encoding alpha/beta fold hydrolase, with protein sequence MKLHYQQHGTGTPLVILHGLFGTLENWGSQIKALSENFQVIAVDIRNHGRSPHSDTMNYPAMVEDIIELLDELELGSVDLMGHSMGGKAAMQLALTYPARIQKLIVVDISPVTYPHHHKDVLKGLFSIDLQKIKSRTEADKQLSTYISEPGVRAFLLKNLYRNDDKQFQWRMNLPVLSKAYSNISEAPSGTPFTGNTLFIKGIESDYIQAEHRDSILALFPQATYKLIQGAGHWPHAEKPAVFTKLLLNFLQA encoded by the coding sequence ATGAAACTTCACTACCAACAACATGGTACAGGAACTCCGCTGGTTATCCTTCATGGCTTATTTGGTACGCTGGAAAATTGGGGTAGCCAAATTAAAGCACTGTCTGAGAACTTTCAAGTCATCGCAGTTGATATACGAAACCATGGACGCAGCCCTCATTCAGATACCATGAACTACCCTGCTATGGTGGAAGATATTATCGAGCTGCTCGATGAACTAGAGCTGGGTTCAGTCGACTTAATGGGACACTCGATGGGTGGAAAAGCCGCCATGCAACTGGCACTCACCTACCCTGCGCGCATACAAAAACTGATAGTTGTTGATATATCACCGGTCACCTACCCACATCACCATAAAGATGTTTTAAAAGGGCTATTCTCAATAGACCTTCAGAAAATCAAGTCTCGCACAGAAGCAGACAAACAACTCAGCACTTACATTAGCGAGCCGGGAGTCAGAGCTTTTTTATTAAAAAACCTCTACCGGAATGACGACAAACAATTCCAATGGCGAATGAACTTACCTGTACTCAGCAAGGCATATAGTAATATCAGCGAAGCACCATCAGGCACACCCTTTACTGGTAATACACTATTCATTAAAGGTATCGAGTCTGACTATATTCAAGCAGAACATCGTGACTCAATACTAGCGCTGTTCCCACAAGCTACATATAAGCTAATACAGGGTGCAGGACACTGGCCTCATGCCGAAAAACCTGCCGTCTTCACCAAGCTACTACTCAACTTCTTACAAGCTTGA
- a CDS encoding FKBP-type peptidyl-prolyl cis-trans isomerase yields the protein MSELKFETLEQHASYGIGRQMGDQLAQNGFEGIDLDAVAAGLKDSYAGEELAVPVESIQTAFNEINTRIQAAREAAAKEAGAAGEALLAENAKREGVFVLESGLQYEITEAGNAESDKPTAASTVRVHYHGTFPDGKVFDSSYDRGQPAEFPVNGVIAGWTEALQLMNTGAKWRLTVPYHLAYGEQGSPGGIPPFATLVFDVELLDIL from the coding sequence ATGTCTGAACTAAAATTTGAAACACTAGAACAACATGCTAGCTATGGTATTGGCCGCCAAATGGGCGACCAACTTGCACAAAACGGTTTCGAAGGTATTGACCTTGATGCAGTGGCTGCAGGCTTGAAAGATTCTTACGCAGGCGAAGAACTAGCAGTACCTGTTGAAAGCATTCAAACTGCTTTTAACGAAATCAACACTCGCATTCAGGCAGCACGTGAAGCAGCAGCAAAAGAAGCGGGTGCTGCTGGCGAAGCTCTTTTGGCTGAAAATGCAAAACGTGAAGGCGTTTTCGTACTTGAGTCTGGTCTTCAATACGAAATTACTGAAGCTGGTAACGCTGAAAGCGACAAACCAACTGCCGCATCTACTGTTCGTGTGCATTATCACGGCACCTTCCCTGACGGTAAGGTTTTTGATAGCTCGTATGATCGTGGACAACCAGCTGAGTTCCCAGTAAACGGCGTTATTGCAGGCTGGACGGAAGCTCTACAGCTAATGAACACGGGAGCTAAGTGGCGCTTAACCGTTCCTTACCACCTTGCTTACGGCGAACAGGGTTCACCAGGCGGCATCCCTCCATTTGCGACACTCGTGTTCGATGTAGAACTACTCGACATTCTGTAA
- a CDS encoding M23 family metallopeptidase, with protein sequence MIRSFIVFISLLLSVNSYALTLPKASNTPGGIVIVPLEGITSERLPNAWYRSNRVMVVTSKATPYADKAKWLAIVGIRLSAKHAKEQLLVANGISYPFTIEGKEYKAQYLTIKNKKHVNPDPKQIERWKREKAEMTAAFKLWTTPEQTVSEFILPAKGPFSSPFGLKRFFNKQARNPHSGLDIAAPLGAPIWAPANATVAAVGSYFFNGNTVVLDHGNGLTTMYCHMSKIDVKVGDILSTGDVIGKIGKTGRVTGPHLHWSVSLNNTRVDPLLFVTEKSQ encoded by the coding sequence ATGATTAGATCTTTCATAGTTTTTATCAGCCTTTTACTTTCAGTTAACAGCTACGCACTAACCTTACCGAAAGCCTCCAACACTCCGGGTGGCATAGTCATTGTGCCACTAGAAGGCATTACTTCTGAGCGCTTACCTAATGCTTGGTACAGAAGCAACCGAGTTATGGTAGTTACTAGTAAAGCCACACCTTATGCAGATAAGGCAAAGTGGTTAGCTATTGTGGGTATTCGCCTCTCGGCTAAACATGCGAAAGAGCAGTTATTGGTTGCCAACGGCATTTCCTACCCTTTTACTATTGAGGGTAAAGAATACAAAGCACAGTACCTCACCATTAAAAATAAGAAGCATGTCAACCCAGACCCTAAGCAAATAGAGCGCTGGAAACGTGAGAAAGCAGAAATGACGGCGGCTTTCAAACTGTGGACAACACCCGAGCAGACCGTCAGCGAATTCATTCTGCCCGCAAAAGGGCCTTTTAGTAGCCCTTTTGGCTTAAAACGCTTTTTTAACAAGCAAGCTCGCAACCCCCATAGTGGGCTAGATATCGCAGCTCCGTTGGGCGCCCCCATCTGGGCTCCAGCAAACGCTACTGTAGCTGCCGTTGGCAGCTACTTTTTTAATGGCAACACCGTTGTTTTGGATCACGGCAATGGGTTAACGACTATGTACTGCCATATGAGTAAAATTGATGTAAAAGTAGGCGACATCCTCAGTACAGGCGATGTAATAGGCAAAATTGGTAAGACGGGACGTGTTACTGGACCGCACCTTCACTGGAGCGTTAGCTTAAACAATACACGCGTTGATCCTCTTCTCTTTGTGACCGAGAAAAGCCAATAA
- the xseA gene encoding exodeoxyribonuclease VII large subunit, protein MYSFSDRPHHAFSVSELNRQVKSLLESSFLQVRVQGEISNFAKPSSGHWYFTLKDGKAQVKCALFRNRNLRVKFLPKDGDQVVLTAKVSLYEGRGDFQLIGEMLEADGEGQLQQAYEALKAALSKEGLFSNEHKQPIPSHPKHLGVITSPSGAAIHDILSVLKRRFPSLPVTIYPSAVQGAEAALQLKAALTLAQQHKQADLIIIGRGGGSLEDLWPFNDEALARAIFACPVPIISAVGHEVDFSIADLVADLRAPTPSAAAELISPDQDALRILLDQQANRLGRQVKELLFRQHQRALHLRQRLRHPGERIREQQNKLNTTEQRLLSTINQHLTNAKHRYSLQEQKLKQLHPSSKIEQRRSQLLRHEERLTHLLHQRSDQRRYSLGQLITRLNAVSPLATLERGYAIVQSSKGEVITQTDQINVGDIVTNRLHKGSFNSRVEAIYSEKKPTNPRNEHD, encoded by the coding sequence ATGTACTCATTCTCTGACCGACCTCATCACGCTTTTAGCGTTTCCGAACTTAACCGCCAAGTGAAGTCACTACTCGAATCCTCCTTTTTACAAGTCAGGGTTCAAGGGGAGATTTCCAACTTTGCCAAGCCCTCATCTGGCCACTGGTATTTCACCTTGAAAGATGGAAAGGCGCAGGTTAAATGCGCGCTTTTTCGCAATAGAAACCTTCGCGTTAAATTTTTACCTAAAGACGGCGATCAAGTAGTTCTCACGGCCAAAGTTAGTCTTTATGAGGGCCGTGGTGACTTCCAACTCATCGGGGAAATGCTTGAAGCTGACGGTGAAGGCCAACTACAACAAGCCTACGAAGCACTAAAAGCCGCGCTTTCCAAAGAAGGATTGTTTTCCAATGAACATAAGCAGCCTATCCCAAGTCACCCTAAGCATTTGGGCGTTATCACTTCACCAAGCGGGGCCGCGATTCATGATATTTTATCCGTTCTTAAACGCCGTTTTCCTAGCCTTCCTGTCACTATTTACCCATCTGCCGTACAGGGGGCAGAAGCGGCCCTACAGTTAAAAGCTGCATTAACACTAGCCCAACAACACAAACAAGCCGACCTAATTATTATCGGCCGTGGCGGCGGCTCTTTAGAAGATCTTTGGCCATTCAATGATGAAGCACTAGCACGGGCTATATTTGCCTGTCCAGTTCCTATTATTAGCGCCGTTGGGCATGAGGTCGATTTTTCTATAGCAGACTTAGTCGCTGACCTTAGAGCCCCTACACCCTCTGCTGCCGCTGAGCTCATCAGCCCCGATCAAGACGCCCTGCGTATACTGCTTGACCAGCAAGCTAACCGCTTAGGCAGGCAAGTCAAAGAGCTATTATTTCGTCAACATCAGCGTGCCTTACATTTACGCCAACGGCTACGCCACCCCGGAGAGCGTATAAGAGAACAACAAAATAAACTGAACACGACAGAGCAACGTTTGCTCTCGACAATCAACCAACATTTAACAAACGCCAAACACCGCTACTCTTTACAAGAGCAAAAGCTCAAACAATTACACCCCAGCAGTAAAATTGAGCAAAGGCGCTCACAACTGCTGAGACATGAGGAGCGACTCACACACTTACTACATCAGCGCAGCGACCAAAGACGTTACTCTCTAGGGCAACTTATTACACGCCTTAATGCTGTTAGCCCTTTGGCAACCCTTGAACGAGGCTATGCTATTGTTCAAAGCAGCAAAGGCGAAGTAATTACGCAAACAGACCAGATAAATGTGGGTGATATAGTTACTAACCGGCTTCACAAAGGTTCATTTAATAGCCGTGTTGAAGCCATCTATTCAGAAAAAAAACCGACTAATCCAAGGAATGAGCATGATTAG